From Novipirellula galeiformis, the proteins below share one genomic window:
- a CDS encoding serine/threonine protein kinase: MPKPPIAPTIAGEDSLLDSVMADYVERQEKGLSPDPNQYLISYPQFADELKSFFRNHHWLAGDPSPAIVPPTLVGTRIGPYQIECEIARGGMGVVYRANQDNLGRPVALKLISSGVLACEEERRRFRIEAEAAAGLHHPGIIAIHDIGSWGGYEYFSMTLVEGPTLQQNVDDRSLDNRCFDDPEAAKIVRDVACAVAYAHRAGIVHRDLKPENILIADDGRPLVADFGLAKWHRDGALVTRTGQVLGTPHYMSPEQAAGVRDVNEAADIYSLGAILYALLTGHPPHQEQSAAEILRAVLHDDPISPRLIRHTIPTDLEAICLKAMHYEADCRYPSAEAFADDLDRYLAGEEVAACSSGILDRVAREIRRDQHQNDFAAWGNTLTGIGMIIFVTHLVIFTMDRLLFPTWIAYWIPRVIMLSLIFASIYWARRGQILPRTVAERPVWSIWLGYLTCLFTMNLLLLFGELDGRVLFPIASALSGFGFIAMGGHVWGGTAILGLTFLVGAVISMGWLPYASLVFGSIWLVNLLVLGRHYRSRQRPEI, from the coding sequence ATGCCGAAGCCCCCAATCGCTCCGACGATTGCGGGGGAAGATTCGTTGTTGGACAGCGTGATGGCGGATTACGTCGAGAGGCAGGAAAAAGGGCTCTCGCCCGACCCCAACCAATACCTGATCTCGTACCCCCAATTTGCCGATGAACTGAAAAGCTTTTTTCGCAATCATCATTGGCTCGCTGGCGATCCGAGCCCTGCGATCGTGCCGCCCACGTTGGTGGGAACCCGTATCGGGCCCTATCAAATCGAGTGCGAGATCGCTCGTGGAGGGATGGGGGTGGTGTACCGGGCCAACCAAGACAACCTCGGGCGACCGGTTGCTTTGAAGCTGATCAGCAGCGGGGTTTTGGCCTGTGAAGAAGAACGGCGCCGGTTTCGGATCGAAGCCGAAGCGGCTGCGGGACTGCATCACCCCGGCATCATTGCGATTCACGATATTGGATCGTGGGGCGGTTATGAGTACTTTTCGATGACGTTGGTCGAAGGCCCTACGCTTCAACAGAACGTCGATGACCGAAGTTTGGACAACCGGTGTTTTGATGATCCGGAGGCGGCTAAGATCGTTCGCGATGTCGCCTGTGCGGTTGCCTACGCCCACCGCGCCGGCATCGTGCATCGGGATCTGAAGCCCGAGAATATTCTGATCGCCGACGATGGCCGTCCGTTGGTGGCCGATTTTGGGTTAGCCAAATGGCATCGTGATGGAGCCCTCGTCACGCGGACGGGCCAAGTTTTAGGAACGCCTCATTACATGAGCCCCGAACAAGCGGCCGGAGTGCGTGACGTCAACGAAGCCGCAGATATCTATTCCCTCGGTGCGATTTTGTACGCATTGTTGACCGGCCATCCGCCTCACCAAGAACAATCGGCGGCCGAAATTCTTCGCGCGGTGCTGCACGACGATCCGATCTCGCCTCGATTGATTCGCCACACGATCCCTACGGATTTGGAGGCGATCTGTTTGAAAGCAATGCACTACGAAGCCGATTGTCGCTATCCGTCGGCCGAGGCGTTTGCCGATGATCTGGACCGCTATCTAGCGGGGGAGGAGGTTGCCGCGTGCAGCAGTGGGATCCTGGACCGAGTCGCGCGCGAAATCCGTCGCGACCAGCACCAGAACGATTTTGCCGCCTGGGGTAACACGTTGACCGGCATCGGGATGATCATCTTTGTCACCCACCTGGTGATCTTCACGATGGATCGACTTTTGTTTCCGACCTGGATTGCCTATTGGATTCCGCGAGTCATCATGCTGTCATTGATCTTCGCTTCGATCTATTGGGCCCGACGTGGTCAGATCTTGCCGCGGACGGTCGCCGAGCGTCCGGTTTGGTCGATTTGGCTCGGTTACTTAACGTGCCTGTTCACGATGAACCTGTTATTGCTGTTCGGAGAGCTTGATGGGCGGGTCTTATTTCCAATCGCATCGGCGCTGAGCGGGTTTGGGTTTATCGCGATGGGGGGACACGTGTGGGGCGGGACCGCAATCCTTGGACTGACTTTCTTGGTGGGCGCCGTGATCTCGATGGGATGGTTGCCGTACGCCTCGCTTGTGTTTGGATCGATTTGGTTGGTCAATTTGTTGGTGTTGGGGCGACACTACCGGTCGCGGCAGCGACCGGAAATCTAA
- a CDS encoding TolC family protein translates to MNRSLLRFTAYLQLGMTILFACGCAPTQPFFLNESPDLQFYLNQATAIEYPDVEVEHLAETTGALPPLTVGNHDYQFWNLSLEECVSIALQNSKFFITTNGNAEFRQNVAAQFTSGNADQFGSIYDIAVQQSTTQSVPLTVDGSGNRVLPRGVLRANQVGGVEDALAEFDAQASGFINYGTTDRTRNVGALNSINPQQSQGVDTTQQAAISKRMATGGVATLRQQVIYSHSNAEISAVSRAVPSDWTAVLEAQVQHPLMRNRGTLINRIPVVLASLNEDLTIADFEAQTRNLVRDVEVAYWNLYVSYRNVATAIIGRNSAIATAQFARLNLENGTGTRQELAQAVEQYYQFRGILESAIAGSNLPGSDRFGVYGNERVLRELMGITATDGRLVRPIDEPSLARVEFDWNESVAQMLYLSPEVRRNKTRIKQNELELMAAKNQILPEVNVSLLYRWVGQGDTLGPPSGSDVAGPNPGSSALGELTGGNYQEGAVRLEITPPALGARRELTRIRGAQLRLSREKAFLQEQERLLVSQLSDATAKVATHYQLVQTNAQRWQAAEQEVEARLAEFKGGRSPVNVVLQSQQRRAQAQIDYYRALGEYNKSINYVDYMKGTLLANSNITLAEGPWNKKAYWDALERARERSAGKQVKYGVTRPGVVRTGPVRDANAAVDMMDGSTTSMGHTMVPGEEFLNDPLNMNLGPYRDAIDVNDIPLGEMGSPQEMFDPGTSVEQLPPGIPSPRGVPSEAAPAMPSIDSLPDAGTLQPLDIPVGSSVAPMNYETESASASISDVDIRYAPTPVARRALPSR, encoded by the coding sequence ATGAACCGCTCGCTGTTACGATTCACTGCGTATCTTCAGCTTGGGATGACCATCCTATTCGCGTGTGGGTGCGCACCGACACAACCGTTTTTTCTGAATGAGTCTCCGGACCTTCAGTTCTATCTCAACCAAGCGACGGCGATCGAGTATCCCGACGTTGAAGTGGAGCATTTGGCCGAGACCACCGGCGCGCTGCCTCCGTTGACGGTTGGGAATCACGATTACCAGTTCTGGAATTTGTCGTTGGAAGAGTGCGTGTCGATCGCACTTCAGAACTCGAAGTTCTTCATCACCACCAACGGCAACGCTGAATTCCGCCAAAACGTTGCGGCCCAATTCACCAGCGGGAATGCCGATCAATTTGGCAGCATCTACGACATCGCGGTTCAGCAATCGACCACGCAATCGGTTCCTTTGACCGTCGACGGCAGCGGTAACCGCGTCTTGCCACGAGGCGTGTTGCGTGCCAACCAAGTCGGTGGCGTGGAAGACGCGTTGGCCGAATTTGATGCTCAAGCGAGCGGTTTCATTAACTATGGGACCACCGATCGCACCCGTAACGTTGGTGCACTTAACAGCATCAATCCGCAACAATCGCAAGGGGTCGATACCACTCAGCAAGCCGCGATCAGCAAGCGAATGGCTACCGGCGGCGTCGCCACGCTTCGTCAACAAGTCATCTACTCGCATAGCAACGCCGAGATCAGTGCGGTTTCACGAGCCGTGCCAAGCGATTGGACTGCCGTGCTTGAAGCTCAAGTGCAACATCCATTGATGCGAAATCGTGGCACCTTGATCAATCGCATTCCGGTCGTGCTCGCCAGTCTCAATGAAGACCTGACCATTGCAGATTTCGAAGCTCAAACTCGTAACTTGGTTCGCGATGTCGAGGTCGCTTATTGGAACCTTTATGTTTCCTACCGCAACGTGGCGACCGCGATCATCGGTCGTAACAGTGCGATTGCAACGGCTCAATTCGCTCGTTTGAACTTGGAAAACGGGACAGGCACACGCCAAGAGTTAGCTCAAGCGGTCGAGCAATACTACCAATTCCGCGGCATCCTAGAATCGGCCATCGCTGGCTCGAATCTTCCCGGTTCGGATCGATTTGGCGTCTATGGTAACGAACGTGTGCTGCGTGAATTGATGGGCATCACCGCGACCGACGGGCGCTTGGTCCGTCCCATCGACGAGCCTTCGTTGGCCCGCGTCGAATTTGACTGGAACGAGTCGGTTGCACAAATGTTGTATCTCAGCCCAGAAGTTCGCCGTAACAAAACTCGGATCAAACAGAACGAGTTGGAATTGATGGCTGCGAAGAATCAAATTCTTCCCGAAGTCAACGTCTCGCTGCTGTACCGTTGGGTTGGCCAAGGCGACACGCTTGGACCTCCCAGTGGCAGTGACGTGGCCGGCCCGAACCCAGGTAGCAGTGCGTTGGGCGAATTGACCGGCGGCAATTATCAAGAAGGAGCAGTGCGTTTAGAGATCACGCCACCGGCCTTGGGGGCTCGACGTGAATTGACACGGATTCGTGGCGCCCAATTGCGGTTGTCTCGCGAAAAAGCCTTCTTGCAAGAACAAGAGCGGTTGTTGGTCAGCCAATTGAGTGACGCGACCGCCAAGGTTGCAACGCACTACCAATTGGTGCAAACCAATGCACAACGATGGCAAGCCGCCGAGCAAGAAGTGGAAGCACGATTGGCCGAATTCAAGGGTGGACGAAGTCCCGTGAACGTTGTGCTGCAAAGTCAACAGCGTCGTGCACAAGCACAAATCGATTATTACCGAGCACTCGGTGAATACAACAAATCAATCAATTACGTCGACTATATGAAGGGCACGCTGCTGGCGAACAGCAACATCACCTTGGCCGAAGGGCCTTGGAACAAGAAAGCGTACTGGGATGCCCTGGAACGAGCTCGTGAGCGAAGTGCGGGGAAACAAGTCAAGTACGGTGTGACGCGGCCCGGGGTTGTGCGAACCGGACCGGTACGCGATGCCAACGCCGCCGTCGACATGATGGATGGATCGACCACGTCGATGGGCCACACCATGGTGCCGGGCGAAGAGTTCCTCAACGATCCGTTGAACATGAATCTGGGGCCTTACCGTGATGCGATCGACGTGAACGATATTCCACTCGGCGAGATGGGGTCACCTCAGGAGATGTTTGATCCCGGCACATCGGTCGAGCAACTTCCACCTGGGATTCCGTCACCACGCGGGGTTCCCAGCGAAGCGGCTCCCGCGATGCCAAGCATCGATAGCCTGCCTGATGCGGGAACATTGCAACCCTTGGACATTCCGGTGGGAAGCTCCGTCGCTCCGATGAACTACGAAACGGAATCGGCTTCAGCAAGTATTTCGGATGTCGACATCCGCTACGCACCCACCCCAGTAGCACGTCGAGCACTACCGTCTCGTTAG